The DNA window GATGTAGCGGTCGCCCGCGAACGCATGGAACTGGCAGAAAAAGAATTTGAAACCCAGGAAAAACTGTATGAGCGGGCTGAGCGTCTTTTGGAGGAAAAGGTGATTTCGCCCCAGGACCATGAACTTGCCCGAAACGAGTTCGAGGTCAAGCGAATGGCCCTTCAAATTGCGCGCTCAGAATATGAAGCCATACAAGCTGGTGCTAAACCCGAACAACTGGAACTGGTGCGGGCCGAGATCCGCTCGCTTGAATCCCAGATTCAGCAAACGCAATCACGCCTGGACGCCTTCATCATCCAGGCCCCTTTTTCAGGCATTATTCTGCGCGATGGGCCTGAAATTATCACTTCCGAAAAAATCATCCGCATTGCCGACGACTCCGTTTTTATCGTGGTGCTTCCCGTTGAAACCCACCACCTCCCCTATATCCAAACCGGGCAGAAAATTACCCTGAGCCCGGAAACCCGGGAGGAACCCGTGCAAGCTACCATCGCAGCCATAGGCAATTCGGTTCAGATCATCAACCGCCGCCAGAATGTTTTCATCACCGCAGTGCTCGACCAGCATCCCTCCTATATTTTCCCCAAGATGCTCATTCAGGCCGAGATCGAGACCGGCAGAATCACCCTTCGCGAATATGCCAGGCGCTTATTAAAAACCATTTACGCCAATTAACGCATGCTTCGCAACGAACATAAATATCTTGTCCCTAACAGGCTGCTCGACCCTCTCAGAAGCAGGGTAAATGCTTTCGTCAGGCCCGATATTTTTGTACGCGACAACCCGGAGGGACTTTCACAATATACCGTTCGCAGTATTTATTTTGACAACCGGAAGCTGGAAACCTATTACGAGAAACTGGGGGGTATTTTCAATCGGCGCAAATTCAGGGTGCGTGGCTATCACGGGCCTGAACCGGAAGAACAGGTCGTGCTGGAGATCAAACGAAAGATCGGCAACAAAATAAAAAAACACCGGGCATTTGTCGATTATCCGAATTTGGATGACCTGCTCTTATCCGGAAATGTGGAATCTTATGTTGAAAATTCCACCGAAAAAGCTTCCGCCCACGAAGATGCAGCGCGTTTTCTCTTCCATCTGAAAAGCAAACATTTGGTACCAACCTGCCTTATTGCTTATGAGCGCGAGGCTTATCACGGCCTGTTGGACCCAGGGGTCAGGGTCACTTTCGATAAAAATCTGCGGAGCCGGATGTTTCCCCAGACCTCCCAGCTTTTCCTGGAAGAGGGGCTGCGCAAATTTTTCCCCAGTCATTTTATTCTTGAAATAAAATATTTCACCGAAAAGATGCCACGCTGGGCCCGTTCGATCATACAGGAATTTCGGCTGCGCAACGAAGCCCTGTCAAAATACACCCTGGGCATCGACGCCCACAATACAACAGGCAGCCCTTCCACAAACTATTAAAAGCTTCATTATGGTACCAGAATTTCAGGAGATATTCACTTTTACCATTACCGTATGGGATGTGTTGGCCAATGTGATGGTGGCCCTCCTGTGCGGTTTGTTTATTGCCCTGCTTTACCGCTATACCTACCGCGGGCTCAACTACTCGAGTTCATTTACCGTTTCCCTGATTCTTTTAACCATGATCACTGCCATCGTGATCATGGTTATTGGCAACAACCTGGCCCGTGCCTTCGGGATGGTGGGTGCCATGTCCATCATTCGTTTCCGTACGGCGGTCAAGGATGCATCCGACATCATGTTTATCTTTTTCGCCCTGTCCATTGGCCTTGCGGCAGGGGTTAAACTCTACTCCATTGCCATTGTGGGGACCCTTTTTGTAGGGACGGTTTACTTTGTGGTGATGAAATTTGATCT is part of the Bacteroides sp. genome and encodes:
- a CDS encoding polyphosphate polymerase domain-containing protein; translation: MLRNEHKYLVPNRLLDPLRSRVNAFVRPDIFVRDNPEGLSQYTVRSIYFDNRKLETYYEKLGGIFNRRKFRVRGYHGPEPEEQVVLEIKRKIGNKIKKHRAFVDYPNLDDLLLSGNVESYVENSTEKASAHEDAARFLFHLKSKHLVPTCLIAYEREAYHGLLDPGVRVTFDKNLRSRMFPQTSQLFLEEGLRKFFPSHFILEIKYFTEKMPRWARSIIQEFRLRNEALSKYTLGIDAHNTTGSPSTNY
- a CDS encoding DUF4956 domain-containing protein, which gives rise to MVPEFQEIFTFTITVWDVLANVMVALLCGLFIALLYRYTYRGLNYSSSFTVSLILLTMITAIVIMVIGNNLARAFGMVGAMSIIRFRTAVKDASDIMFIFFALSIGLAAGVKLYSIAIVGTLFVGTVYFVVMKFDLSLPNSREYLIQITAHNPDLPENPFSEIFRSHCRNFKLVNVKTIGDEHSDEIEFSYYLGLKDREKGKTLITRIKEVPGVKYVNLFFDED